The following are encoded in a window of Torulaspora globosa chromosome 4, complete sequence genomic DNA:
- the ITR1 gene encoding myo-inositol transporter ITR1 (ancestral locus Anc_3.84) produces MVRGESTSSLQDSAGNSMLVDGEDIHHKRGLQKDSKIDGSASVARFEEEIDDKGEDKDNVLIKPVNDEDDTSVMITFNQGISPFIIVLTFVASISGFMFGYDTGYISSALISIGTDLGRELTYGDKEILTAATSLGALIAGLLAGIAADLYGRKTCILLSNVMFCIGAILQTAAFSFWQMAAGRLVMGFGVGIGSLISPLFISEIAPKMIRGRLTVINSLWLTGGQLIAYGCGAGLNHVHNGWRILVGLSLIPTVVQFTCFLFLPDTPRYYVMKGNLDKASEVLRKSYRNASDELIAQKVKELMELNNSIPGKTVTRKVWNMLRELHTKPANLRALIIGCGLQGIQQFTGWNSLMYFSGTIFETVGFSNSSAVSIVVSGTNFLFTLVAFFSIDKIGRRTILLIGLPGMTMALVVCSIAFHFIGIKFVGNSAEVTHSGFSSWGIVIIVFIILFAAFYALGIGTVPWQQSELFPQNVRGVGTSLATATNWAGCLVISSTFLTMLQNITPSGTFAFFAALACISTVFCYFCYPELSGLELEEIQTILKDGFNIKESQMLAKKRKQQVATMSNLKFEPTHEIVEA; encoded by the coding sequence ATGGTGCGTGGTGAATCGACATCGTCACTACAGGATAGTGCTGGGAATTCGATGCTGGTAGATGGCGAAGACATCCATCATAAAAGAGGCCTGCAGAAAGACAGCAAAATTGACGGGTCGGCATCGGTAGCACGGttcgaggaagagatagaCGATAAGGGAGAAGACAAAGATAATGTTCTTATCAAACCTGTGAATGACGAGGATGATACCTCGGTGATGATAACTTTCAATCAGGGCATATCTCCGTTCATCATAGTGTTAACCTTTGTGGCGTCGATTTCAGGATTTATGTTTGGTTATGATACGGGTTATATTTCCAGCGCTTTGATCTCGATCGGCACGGACCTGGGCAGAGAGTTGACTTACGGAGACAAAGAGATCTTGACGGCAGCGACTTCGTTGGGAGCCTTGATTGCGGGGTTACTCGCTGGTATCGCAGCTGATTTGTATGGAAGAAAGACATGCATTCTTCTCTCAAATGTGATGTTCTGCATCGGGGCAATTCTGCAGACTGCTGCGTTTTCTTTCTGGCAGATGGCCGCAGGGAGATTGGTCATGGGGTTTGGTGTTGGTATCGGTTCGCTGATCTCTCCCTTGTTTATCAGTGAGATTGCTCCCAAGATGATCAGAGGCCGGCTTACAGTCATCAATTCGTTGTGGTTGACCGGCGGTCAATTGATCGCCTACGGCTGTGGTGCTGGGCTCAATCACGTCCACAATGGTTGGAGAATTCTGGTCGGTTTATCCTTGATTCCCACAGTGGTTCAATTCACttgcttcctcttcttaCCTGATACGCCTCGGTATTACGTCATGAAGGGCAATCTTGATAAGGCTTCCGAAGTGTTGCGCAAGAGCTACAGGAATGCTTCTGACGAGCTCATTGCGCAAAAAGTGAAGGAATTAATGGAGCTCAACAATTCTATCCCAGGTAAAACTGTCACTAGAAAGGTTTGGAATATGTTGAGAGAGCTACACACAAAGCCAGCAAACTTAAGGGCGCTTATAATTGGTTGCGGTCTTCAGGGTATTCAACAGTTCACCGGTTGGAATTCCTTGATGTATTTCTCAGGGACTATCTTCGAGACAGTCGGATTCTCCAACTCATCAGCCGTCTCGATCGTCGTCTCCGGTACAAACTTCCTCTTCACCTTGGTGGCGTTCTTCAGTATCGACAAGATTGGTCGTAGGACAATTTTACTAATAGGGCTTCCAGGTATGACCATGGCTCTTGTCGTTTGCTCAATCGCATTCCACTTCATTGGCATTAAATTTGTCGGTAACAGCGCCGAAGTGACCCACAGTGGATTCTCATCCTGGGGGATAGTGATCATCGTGTTCATCATTCTGTTTGCCGCCTTCTACGCTCTCGGGATTGGTACCGTTCCATGGCAACAATCCGAATTGTTCCCACAAAACGTTAGAGGTGTGGGGACATCGTTGGCTACCGCAACAAACTGGGCTGGATGTCTCGTTATTTCTTCCACTTTCTTGACAATGCTGCAGAATATCACTCCATCTGGTACATTCGCCTTTTTCGCGGCCCTAGCCTGTATTTCGACAGTGTTCTGTTACTTTTGTTATCCAGAGCTATCAGGTCTTGAACTGGAGGAGATTCAAACCATTCTAAAGGATGGGTTCAACATCAAGGAATCTCAAATgcttgcaaagaagagaaagcaacAGGTTGCAACCATGAGCAACCTCAAATTTGAACCTACTCACGAAATAGTAGAAGCATAA
- the PUF6 gene encoding Puf6p (ancestral locus Anc_3.85), whose translation MAPLSKKKQANKRSYQDDKKADSKTLKKPKISIDSSDESDHDMNELSPDAASDGDELDELDELDEVESGSGEDDDEEEEKDSEEQDQSETKEDGSNNHDEQKKLLKKRKMMRKSGVEVQRIKSLWEKLRVKNPPIPKPVREKLSNEIWELSKDCISDLVLKHDASRVVQTLVKYSTKERREQIVDALKGKFYVLATSAYGKYLLVKLLHYGSKNSRQIIIDELHGKLRKLMRHREGAYVVEDLYVLYASQQQKQQMIREFWGSEYAVFKDAHKDLTIEKVCESSIEKRSIISRNLLGTITASVEKGSTGFQILHAAMREFVKMANEKEISEMIELVHEQFAELVHTPEGADVACTLIARASAKERKLIIKTLKNHTDSLIKNEYGNIVFITALLCVDDTVLMFKSFGPSVKEHLKEFVSDKYARRPWLYIMLGLDGKYFAPNVLSELNRYITLSEATSKKPSLQRRHEHLKRFAPMILKCLSKNCSELLSENLGCQFISEALVNDELFEQLEDKDLENFSQLIGNVIESFQGDISEEGHPMQSPFSTRLLKSLIQGGKWNNKEKKVEPLKKVQGLGVEFAARFYDEVIGPEKLIEWCNNSNSSFTIVALFETLKSEKEGAKFAKDLKKILSKIDDSSDENKGAKLLLKLAR comes from the coding sequence ATGGCACCTCTCAGCAAGAAAAAACAGGCTAATAAGCGTTCTTATCAGGATGATAAAAAGGCAGATAGTaaaactttgaagaaacccAAGATTTCGATAGATTCATCAGATGAAAGTGATCACGATATGAACGAGCTATCGCCCGATGCGGCATCTGACGGGGATGAATTGGACGAACTAGACGAATTGGACGAAGTCGAGTCTGGGTCTGGggaagacgatgatgaggaggaagagaaggataGCGAAGAGCAAGACCAAAGCGAAACCAAGGAAGATGGCTCTAATAATCACGATGAACAGaaaaagcttttgaaaaagaggaagatgatgagaaaaTCAGGCGTGGAAGTCCAGCGTATAAAATCGCTTTGGGAAAAACTGCGTGTCAAGAATCCGCCGATTCCAAAACCAGTTCGTGAAAAGCTTTCGAATGAGATCTGGGAGCTTTCTAAGGATTGCATTAGTGATCTTGTGCTGAAACATGATGCTTCTCGTGTGGTTCAAACTTTGGTCAAGTATTCGACAAAGGAGCGCCGTGAACAGATTGTCGATGCCTTGAAGGGAAAGTTCTACGTGCTGGCAACTTCCGCATATGGTAAGTATCTGCTTGTTAAACTACTGCATTATGGCTCCAAGAATTCCAGACAAATAatcattgatgagctgcatGGGAAGTTGAGAAAATTGATGAGACATCGCGAAGGTGCTTATGTGGTGGAAGATTTATACGTGCTTTATGCATCTCAGCAACAGAAACAACAAATGATAAGGGAATTTTGGGGTTCGGAATATGCGGTTTTCAAGGATGCGCATAAAGATTTGACCATTGAGAAAGTGTGCGAGAGCAGCATCGAAAAGAGAAGTATCATCTCGAGGAATCTTCTAGGAACCATCACAGCTTCAGTTGAAAAGGGATCTACGGGCTTCCAAATATTGCACGCAGCGATGAGAGAATTCGTCAAGATGGCCAATGAGAAGGAGATTTCGGAGATGATTGAGTTGGTTCACGAACAATTTGCCGAGTTGGTCCACACGCCAGAGGGTGCTGATGTTGCTTGCACTCTGATTGCAAGAGCCTCTGCGAAGGAGAGGAAGTTAATAATTAAGACGTTGAAAAACCATACTGATTCactgatcaagaatgaGTATGGTAACATAGTTTTCATCACTGCCTTGCTTTGTGTGGATGATACCGTTTTGATGTTCAAATCATTTGGTCCGTCTGTGAAAGAACATCTGAAGGAATTTGTTTCTGACAAATATGCTAGAAGGCCATGGCTCTATATTATGCTGGGTCTGGACGGTAAATATTTTGCTCCAAATGTTTTGAGTGAGTTGAACAGATACATTACCCTTTCAGAAGCCACTTCCAAAAAACCTTCCCTACAAAGAAGACACgagcatttgaagagatttgCGCCTATGATTTTGAAATGCCTATCAAAGAATTGCTCGGAACTGCTAAGTGAGAATCTCGGCTGCCAATTCATATCTGAGGCCTTAGTCAACGATGAACTTTTCGAGCAGCTAGAGGACAAAGATCTCGAAAACTTTTCTCAACTCATTGGAAACGTCATAGAAAGTTTCCAAGGCGACATCTCTGAAGAGGGACATCCAATGCAGAGTCCATTTTCGACAAGACTGCTGAAGTCTTTGATTCAAGGCGGTAAATGGAAtaacaaggaaaagaaggtgGAACCGCTAAAGAAGGTGCAAGGTCTCGGGGTAGAGTTCGCTGCGAGATTCTATGATGAGGTAATCGGTCCTGAAAAGCTGATAGAGTGGTGCAATAATTCTAACAGCTCTTTTACCATAGTGGCTCTGTTCGAAACGTTGAAAAGTGAGAAAGAAGGCGCCAAATTCGcaaaagatttgaagaaaatactGT